Genomic segment of Mesotoga infera:
GGGATATCGAAGGCCTACGCTCCGGGTCTTAGAATTGGCTGGATTGTTGCCGACGAAGCATTGATAGAGAAGCTGATCGAACCGGTAAGAATGATCTCGCTCGGAGTTCCGAACATCAGCCAGCTGGTCGCCGCGAAGCTCCTTTCGACGGGGGAATACGACAGCTTCTTGAAAAAGTATCTTGGACTTTGTCTTGACAAGAAAGAAGCTGCGAAGAGAGCTTGCCTGAGATATCTTCCCGCTTACGTGAAGGTCAACGAGGCTCAGGGAGGGAACTTCTTCTGGCTTGAGTTGCCGACCTCGCTGGACTGCTGGAAACTAGTCGCCGAAGGGATTAAGAACGGTGTTGCAGTATCGCCGGGGAGTCTTTTCACCTTTGACTCGAGCGGCAGGAACTTTGTGAGGCTCAATCCTCTTGGAGTACCCCTTGAAGAGATTGAAGAAGGGATAATTCGACTCTCAAAGGTCATCGAGTCGATCGCCATAGGTGATAGAAATGAGGAAGGAACCGTTTCAGTAGTCGTGTAGCTGCCGCGAGCCTAACTCTCTCCAGAATGGGAGAAATATCTTTGGGCCCAGAACAGAAGAAGTGAAGAGATCTCGGTCTTGAGTCTCATAATTGAATTCTCATAGTTGAACTCGTTGATTCTTTTGAGGAAGTTCGAGAAGCCTCTGATCTTCGAAAGCGAGTAACATCTCTCTCCCACTCTAAGGTCGTTTCTGTCCAGAGTGACTTTTCCGATGAATCTTGATTTATTGCCCGTTCTAATTTGAAGTTCTGTTATTACTCCCTCTCCGGCATCTATTTCACCCTTCTCTGCCATGTAATCAGAGAGCAGTTCCCTTTGAACGGCGAGGATATCGGCGACAGTTCTTCCAGAAACATAACCAAAATCGTCAACTGTATATGTGAGCCCGCATCTTTTGCATTCAGCCGAATCTCCCTTTGCTTTGACTGTCTGGAATGAACGGCACTCTTCGCAAAACCAGATTATTTTCTCGATTCCTTCGGCCTTTCTCATGCCTTTGAAGGGAATTCTCTTTTTCTCCTGCCATCGCCAGTCGGAGGCCTCCGAGAGATAATCGAGCGCTCCCTTGCCCTCGAAACTCTGAAATTCAACCTCGATCCTTCCCCACCTGTGATGATCGGCCCATCTTGGTTTAGTTAGATAAGCGCCGCTCATTCTTGCGGCGACGACCGGTACATTAAGCCTATCCAGGAATTTCGCTGTCCCTGGCGGTACTTCGCCGAACTCCCCATCCCATGTCACAGATCCCTCCGGCATCAGACCCAGGACCCCGCCGGCATTGACTACTTCGATCATCTTCCTCATGGCTGGAAGATCGGGGACGCCCTTTCTCTTTCGAATTGCGCCTCCCGCTCTTAGTATGGGCCCCGAAAGAGGATTACTGAAGTTCCCCGAAGCGACGGCCCAGACTATCGGATAACTCACAAGCGCTTCGATCAAAACGGCATCGATAAAGTATGCATGATTGCCGATTAGGATGAAGGGTGGTTCGGGCAGTGTCTGCAGACCTATTCCGTGGAGATTGTATCTCTTAATGAAGGGATGTCTAAAGATCGGCCGCAGGATTCGCCATAGAAGCTTGTCGCCCGGAAGTCTTTTCTTCATCGAAATCAGAAGCTTTCTTGCCTGCCCGAGCGATTGTGGTCTTGCCCGAACATCGGCCACGATCCCGATGGGGAAGAGTGGGTCGACAGTGAACCGAGTCTGCTTCTGCCTCCTATGTCGTTTAAGGTGACGGCATAGTACAGAGTTCCATCCTTGCTCATGACAGGAGAGCCGAGACTGTCGCTTCCTATGTGATCCGATCTCTCGAGGCTTCCATCTGAGATGTTTAGCTGGAACAGTCTGGCCTCTCCCCGTCCGATGAC
This window contains:
- a CDS encoding 1-acyl-sn-glycerol-3-phosphate acyltransferase yields the protein MKKRLPGDKLLWRILRPIFRHPFIKRYNLHGIGLQTLPEPPFILIGNHAYFIDAVLIEALVSYPIVWAVASGNFSNPLSGPILRAGGAIRKRKGVPDLPAMRKMIEVVNAGGVLGLMPEGSVTWDGEFGEVPPGTAKFLDRLNVPVVAARMSGAYLTKPRWADHHRWGRIEVEFQSFEGKGALDYLSEASDWRWQEKKRIPFKGMRKAEGIEKIIWFCEECRSFQTVKAKGDSAECKRCGLTYTVDDFGYVSGRTVADILAVQRELLSDYMAEKGEIDAGEGVITELQIRTGNKSRFIGKVTLDRNDLRVGERCYSLSKIRGFSNFLKRINEFNYENSIMRLKTEISSLLLFWAQRYFSHSGES